CACTGCTTCTACTTCCTAACTCCAGACTGGCAGACAGACGACTCTGGGTGGCACTCGACCGGGCGTACAGATCTCGGTGGTTGGCGATGACTGTGGAGTCCCGTGATTTGGACAACACTGTCAAGTTCTTTCTGGGCGACTCCTGGGACACAGTCCTTGGAGAACTGGACACTTTACTGTCTACAAAATCCTGTGATTTAACCACACGCTTCTCTCGAATTTGAGTACTATGTGAAGTTGGAATATGAACACTTAACTCAGGTTTGGGAATTGGTTTAACACTTTCTTTCTGCAGAGATTTATTAGCACTACTCTCTCTAACAGTAGTAGATTTGTTCACAGTTTGTTCTTTATGAATGGCAGATGAAGATTGAGCACTATCTAATGAACCATAATTGGCTTTGAATGTTAAAGGGTTTGTCTTTGGAAAATGATGGCGGGGTATGACTGGGCTCGACTCGGAACGGTCTCGTTGATTTGGTGAGTTTTGTCTGGACTCGGTGACTGTCTCTGATGAACTATTTGACACACTAGATGAGGAGTGACTCAACCTTGTAGCAGAAGGGGAGGAGTCTCTATGAGGTTGAGTGCCCCTAAAGTTTGGCGAGGGCTCTCGGTGTCGAGACACCACACTTACTTTGTTCAGATACTCAGCAGAGTCACTTGAGCTTCTTTGTATATTTGCACTcacatttgaaatgtttttgttcTCGTAATGCGTAGGAGGTGTCTGAGATTGCTCCTCAAACAATTTCATAGATTCCTCGTAAATCTTTTTCGgatttttcaaagaaacataTACATCTTCCTCCgtactttcactttcactttcGGATGTTGTCGACTCTTCCACTGATGATCTCCTGTACGTAGACTCCTGCGCCAGTTTACGAATTGACTCCTCGTACAAATTCTTGGCACGTTTCTGTCTCTCTTTCTCCCTTTGAATTTCCTGCTCAGAAATTTCCAGAGGAAGTCCTTTCTCAATCCTATTTTTCCTTCGAACAGCCTCGTCATATGAGGGTGGCTTTTCAGGCCTCAACACAGTGGGACTATCAGTACTGTTTGTTAAAGTTACATCACTGTCACTATCACTCTTTGGTGTCGGCACATGCTTAGTTACATGCGACTCGGTTTTAAAGGTGTCTTTCTCAAATTGAGAAATAATAGCACTGTCATAACTTGCACGCATGGGTGTGTTCGTTGGTGGTTTTTGCACAGATTTATGCTGCTGAAGCACAATGTGTGGGGGTGGTGAGGTCCCTAGCCCCGGGGTAGAGTATCTAGAAAGCTGTTTTAATGGACTGCTTGAATGTGACAAATCCATAGCACTCTGTCCATAACGGGACGCTGTCGGATCAGAAAGTTTATCCTGCGAGTAACAAGTACGCGGCAATGGAAATGATTTTGCTTGGGACAAGTTCAAATGTAAATCCATACTTGTCGATTTCCTCTTACTGCGAGGTGAAACCGGGGGAGAAACCAGGTACTGAACGTTTTGAATAGATTTCGGAATTGACGAGTTCAGACTGTTTGATCTTTGGAAATTGATTGAAGAATCGTCTTTACACCCGCGAACGGAATCAAAAGATTCCCGAAAGCTCTCGTCTGCTGTGAACCATTGATCACTATTGTCTGTGTCTTTGCTGTATTGTCGGTTCAGATATGAACTCATGGAATCAGTCAGGGAACTGTCCAATGAACTGTAGGAAAATTTAGACTGAGGTGAGGTGGGTGGGGTGCTTTCTGCCACAGATTTCTGTCTCTGAAGTCTGCTCTCTCGTTCTCGAGATAATCTCGTCATGGGACCAGAAATGTCAGAAGGATACGACACAGGTTCATCCTCGAAGTACAAGTGACATCCACTCCTTGATTTGACAAGTGTGGTGTTGACGCGACTTTTGGCCGCATTGTCCAGATTTTCCTGTGAACTGTAGAGTCCGGAATCACGACTTAGACTAGAAGGAGAAATGTGGCTCTTGGCGAGGTTCGGACTGGAGTCGTCAAAGTACATCCTTTCTAAACTATCCACTGAGGAGTCATCGTGTCGCACGATACTGCCACCTACAAAAGCAAAGGAATCTATCAGTCAACCATTACAATTCTAACACCCATAACAAAAACAGTAGAAAAATGTTGATTAAGTCTCCTAAATTGTACTCACTTGCTGAGTCTGGCATGCTAAGCACACTGTGCATGCTGTCAGAATCCGTGCTGGAATCCTGTCGAATCTTGTGCTCCAACAAGTCCCCAAAGAGATAAATTACATCTTCTCCAAACAACTCTATACAGTTTACAATTAGGTACTCCACGATCTGCTGTGGGGACTTGGCCATGGCGAGGGCCCTCATGGGGTCGTCACCCTGTTTGGCCCAGAGGATGCTGGGAGCGATGCAGACCGAGAGGTTGTAAGATGTCATCATATTTTCCTTGTGGTTCTTGTCGATGTGATAGAGAACACAGAGCATGTACTTAAGGAGCTCCCTGTGGCCCTCTGGAAGCTTGTTCAAAAGTCTGCAATGAAGTAATGAGGACATCAGTCAAAGACATTTTACCCACACACTTGACAATctatgaagtacatgtaattgtgggTACAAAATTTAATAACAGAAATTTATATCATGGAGgaagaatttttatttatttattcttattGAGGTAAACAGGAACTAACAACTTGTAGACTTAAGGAGGCTACAACTACAGCAATCAGGATGATAAAAGCCGTGAAGAGAGGAATTATGAATGCAGATTAATCATCCCCTGTTTACACCGAAAATCAATTGTCCATCACCAAAAGCTGCTATAAAAGGCAATTGATGAGTCGATTATAGGGTAATGGGGAAATCCAAGGAAAATCAGGCCCACATCAAAGGGACTGTGGTCATCTAACCTAATTAACCCCTGGACATTAAGTCCTTCTTAAATGGATGTGGTTTTGGTAATGGTTTGACAGACGGAGGAATAAACCCCGGAGTCAGTAGGTGCATTCAAAACTTGGTCAGAGTTTAAAATTCCTGTGGTTCTATGAAGTAACCGTCAGGCTTCAATAGGATATACACATAGACCAATAATTAGGAATGGCTATATACACctacatatatgtatagaaTCATAGAGATATATCTATCAAGTACTGTAGGTCACACACAAAGACCTAGGACATACCTGTAAAACTAACCTTAAACAATAACTAGGGGGCCATTTTTAAATCTTTCAATGAAATTGACAATCCATAACCATATCAAGATTTCAATCTACAAAATAGGGGGGGCAAATACAACTGAGATAGGGTCTGACTCATCAAACGGAGATGTCATTTTATGGCATGGAAAACATGcatttacacatgtacagtCATATCCCCAACAGTCAGGAGCTGTGGACCAGCTTTCATGTCACTTAACAAAACACATGTTAAACACCTAGCCCTATTGTCCTGGTCTTCAATCATATCATCAGCATGCCCTACAGTGATGGTGGGTCACTAATTACACCATCATGTCAGCCGATTGAGAGGACTTTATTTCCGTGCTAACTGCTGATCTAAAACTTGACAAAGTGTGTCTTACCCTCGGACTTTTTCCAGCTTctgtgaggtgttttcctcttCACTAAGGCTGATCCATTCCTCATAAAACTCCTCATACAGAAGACAATGAGGTAAACTCCTGAGGTATTcctaatgaatataaaaaattcaaactgTAATTGTCTTCCACTAATGCTGATTTACAAATTTGATTACTCTTAACATAAGATCTTGGAAGTATTCCACTAGGAGGTGGATTGGGTTACCTTGAGCAGGTGCCCTATGACGAGAGTGGGAGTTTCCTCACTCAGACAATCTGCCCCCTCGTCCAGCCTCTGATGAAGTTCTTTGGCTAACTTGATGTTACAGGACTTTCGGAACACACCTTTGGTGTAAGGACCATTAATGATCACCAACTTcatcaactcctgtaaaaaagattgaaaaaaatgcCTCAGTTTCTTCAAATCCATTTCTGAATTAACATGCACAATTTTTCATTCAAGCCTTTATGAGATTGTGCCTTGAAATCAGACTTACCATGACTGGTTTTGGCAGTTGCCCATCTTGCATGACATCTTGTAGAGGATGTCCGAAGAGCTTCCCGGGCGGGGTCGTGTTGTTGTTCTTGTCATCCTTTCCTCTCTTGAAGAAGTTAAAGGGAGActttttgtttttagatttaTTCCCTTTGTTGCTTTCgtctaaaaataaaaagacAAACATGATTCAAGTATGCGGATATAAATCCACGGATGAAATTCCAGCTCAGCAGTGGAGAGAAGACAACCTACACGGATACAGTCTAAGCGATCGCTGAGGAGCCACCATAGTTACACCGAGTTGTACAACGTAATCATTGACCAGTAGCTGTAAGCATGTGGACAGTTGCTTGCATTGATACACACTGGGCTGTTTTCGATCTCCAGCCTTTACTTTTATACAGTGTTTTGATTTCCGATCTCAAAAACAAATCTTTTGTATCACAAAAACTCCTACCCTGCCACCAAAAAACACTTCACTCATCCCCAAATTCCTTGACACAGTTCTTTGGTGAAGAATAGGCTTAAAACCAAGAGTGTTTTAGGATTAAAACCACATAATCCCACCTTAAGCCGGTTCCCTTTAAATTTTGACCACTCTACTACAGTCCACTGGTAAAACAAAGAGGCTATTTTTGAATGGGTTAAAAAAGAAGCTTAAAATGTTTTTCCATTCCTCTAGCTTTTTATGAATGATTTGTGGTTATATGaacaacaaaataattaaaactgaCCAATTGGACACTTTTATTTACAGTCTACTACGGGCAGGAATTTCCCAGACCCCGGCCAAAAAATTTCAAGAGACTACTTCACATTTTTTCAAAACAGGATTGGAACCGAGACCAGAATGCAAAATACGCTAAAATTGACCTGGACTTTGGAATATGTTAAAAAGTCACAAGACATATTGGGCCATCTCCATGCCAAGCTGTCACTTTAAATGCAAAATTTTTGCATAGAGCACATCATGACCTTTCAGCTACTGGAGCTCCTAATTTTTGGAATATGCTAAAGAAGGCAGTTTTGTGTTTGAGAAAGTGTCGACTtgataaatgacaattttatgAAGAGGTCATGAACATTCAAAGAATTATTACCATAAAATTTAAGAATTGAAACATGTAAATTACTAGTTGCTTGAAgctgatatgaatgaaaagacATCAATCTTGGATTTTTATCTGCATAATGACACTGCAGAGATTAAGTGAAGGGGCATGCATGACCTCTCAACTATGTCTAGAGTCCCCAAACTCTATAAATTAAACACTCTACAGTCAAACTTCTCTTCACAGACAAACATGCCAGATAAAATGTCTCAAAGCCTTAAAAAAGTCAAGTTCTATGAATCAGTTAACACCGAAAATATATCCATCAAAACCATAAACATTGAACACACTACAAGAGGATGTTCTTCAGAACACTTAGGACAAGTGCCAGAATTCTGTTGTACCACCTACCACGCTGTGCTCTGACAGCAGCAGAGACCATGTCCTAAGACCTCTATATGTGACAGAGATTTGTTAATTAAAACGGGAAGCCCCCAACAGACACAATGTAACGACATAAAATTCACAGTCATTGTGGTCTCAAAAACAAATCGTAACTTTTTAGAATTTGGGATGGTGCCAGTTCAGCTCTACTGAATTAAACTTAAAAGGTACTATGTCAATTAATCTTACAACCGCAATCCTAGCCGTACACACACGcatataaaaacatatacatgtattattttccCCCTCGTTTTATTGAGAAAATGTAGATAAAGTTTATGAAGCATAAAAATCTCTCACACTTCAGTAATCAGTTTCTGGCTTATTCATAGAGAACAATTTACCTATCCCTAAAATACCATCTTGACAACAAGTGTATTTATTTGGTATGATCTGAATACTAAAACAGATGCTCTCTCGATTTTAAAAGGTCACTCTGTATTGCCCGTAAACTTCTTGTATCCAAAGTAAAAACATGCCCAGTGGCAAACATTTTCTCTTAATCAAACTCCAAATTTAATTCATGAGAaataaaacaactttatataGGTGCATGTTATACACCAAGTACagagaaatgttttaaaagtgattgtagaatttatgatttattttagAATATGAGGACGGGGAAAACTGTCATGAATAAATTCATCAACTTGCCTAAACTGTCACAAGGGGGCCAACAAGTCAGATTGTCAACAACTCATTTCAAAATATCCCAAACCAAGTCAGGCAtcacaataacccaaacccaGCCCCATACTCAGCAGACTAGTCCCTTCTAATACAGTGCCTTTGAAATTATGTCACGAGTGGGTAACATGTTGTAAAAGGAGTAAAAATTGTATAATGTTAGACATTTTGTACCGTTTCGCCACTGTTATAAAGCAGATTAAAAGAATTATAATCTTCCCTTGCGTGGCTGGCTTTAAGACAGCATGTCCTGCAGACGGTAGCTgggttgtacatgtgttatttGGACTTACTACTAAATTTTATCAACTAATACAAACAAGTCCTCATCAGGACTTccattaatatttttctgtcCAGTTTTAAATTGGACATATAACCACAGTAACATAGCAATAACTATAATGCTGAATACTCCTAACGCGATATCACTTATAAAGTTTCACTTAATTAAAAATtcttttctaaattattttcttttcacTTTTTAAACTGCAGAAAATGTTGCATCAAATATGTCCTTTGAGAACTGTTGATGAGATTGAAGTGGGAATGTGAATGAATACATACCGAAGCTGTGTTTCTTGGAACCTTTGAGCCGGTTTTGGAGGATGAACTCTGTAGTCTTTCCCTCCCCATCTGGCTCCATCCCATCGAGCGACACCATGGGGTCGTCTGTTTTCGCGAGGTCCCGTAACTGACTAAACTTTATACTGTGTGGCAATTCATGTCCTTGAAACAAAGAGATGACAGAAAATGTACACACTTTTCACTAGTAGCTTAAACTTAAACTCATCAGGGAGAAGACAAGGAAATCCGTCGTCAAGTGCAGCAGTTCCGCAACTTTACAAAACGTATCTCCTCCTAAACCACCAACCTTTTATCAAAAACAGCATAATATGTCTCCTCAAGAAAGTTATGTAGTCACAATATCATGAAGACTTGTTACTAATAACAGATATCATAAATCCACATGCTTAATAAAATTGatcacaaaaacaaaatatacacttGGCAATTGAGCTGAAACACTGGCCTGTGTCTCGCCTGACAAGTGATTCCTAAATGACGACACTGGTAGTGACTATGTGGGTCGTCACTCAAACGTAACACTTGAATACCTGTGTTTACCTGCAAGGGGGCGTGTCTAACTATTGATACAGTATCTGTCATTCAATCTATGCATGATAAACAAAGTCCAGCTACCTGTATATTTACCTGtcatttatttcatgaaaattataaATGGATTATACCTAGGTAAATAATACAATGGTCTGAACAGCAATTCGTTCAGATACTTAGAAACACATCTTAACGTTTATGTAACTCCTAAAACATACAAAACAAGGTAAAAACTATCTAGGGAAATTCaaagaaaagagagaaaaatgtcCCTATCATAAGGCAATTATACAGGTAAATGGAGTATTTAAAAATAGAACCATGTTGAATAATTAAATATAGGTATTTTTAGACATTGAGGCTCATTCGTGCTCTCTAATTACCAGCAGTTGACCATGAGGATTTTTaactttcaagaaaaaaatgttataataCATCATGGGCAATCCATGTTTCACCCACACAGCCTAAACTTATGAaatgatttaaagtttttgaaattttacatatCTCTGCAGGAGATAAAAAGAGCTCAActattttacaaacaaaggtaGATCTGAACATTCAGGGTCATTGTGTTCACTCTACACCATTTCCCATTCAGCatgtaataaaatacatagtCTTATAACAGAGAAATATTACAACACACACCCACTAAAGAATTTCAAACCCACACCTATAAAACTTTATAGTAATTACATATTAAATTAATGTTTTTCCTGACCATTTGAGATAATGCCTCCATGAAATTGTTTATTAACTTTGTTGTTTACACCTTTCCACCTGTACAGGTGAGAGAAGACTTCTCTACGGAAACCATATGCTCCCACTAAATGGATTTTACCCCGAAAAATATCATCAATGGCTGAAAACAACCAAAGACAGAAGACGTGGGGACTTGTGTGAACTCCGTCGCAATGAGAAGGCACAAAGTGACGTATCTCTCAAAACAGCTGTTTGAAGTTAATCCCTTAATGTGCGACAAAACGTCTTTTTTACAGTGATTTCATCGAGTGTGATACTGtaacaaatattttcaaattaaaaacagGGTATTGATAAAGGTGAATCACGGTCAGAAAAACATCTTCATAAAAAACCCGCCTCCCAAAAGACATTTTATACTTGAAGCATACACTCAATactgagaagaaaaaaaatatatatcggTTAATCCCGCGAGGTGCCAGGTCCTTCCTTTATAGATGTTCTGAAGTCTACAAAGCTTTCCTCGGGCGTTTTCGAAAGTGACGAGACCCGTTTTTCTACACCAGGAGTTCTTTCTGTACTTACCACATTGTCTGATAAAATTTTAGGACTTTATGACTATGACAGCAAGGGCCATTACTTAGGGCTGTACACATCCCCAAAATCTCCAGTCTCCCTGTACTGACGCAGTGTTGACTTGAGTTGTAATTCACACTAAAGTTTTTCTCCGGAGTTATATACAAGTTGGGAAAGTTTTGTAAACACTGACCACTATTGACATTGATAAAGGTTGGACCTTCACCAACAAGGATCACCTATGTAGTACATTGTACTATATTTAGTTTGTTTTATTAACTGGGCCAAAAATGAGACCGGCAAACTTCCCTTTACCCTCTTCAAATAACGACCATGGAAAAGTGTGTCTTTGTGTATATAGTCATTACTGTGTGaaaattgtagaaaaaatattgacatttgaCACCTTTtcgtacatatatatttactagCAAAATTGTGTGACATTCAACGTTTTGTTAGTACTTAGGACATCTAAATCTCATTTTCCCCTCACTTAAAATTCAAAGCATGTTTGCTCTAGCAAAAATTTGTAGAGCAGAGGCATTTGAATTTGATCAATGTATGCGTAGTAAAAACTCAGAACCCAAATAGTTTTGAAAAAGGTTGTATACACCTTATGATTTCCAAAGATTTATTCATTTGTGAGATAACCCAGTGACATCCAGAACATTGAATTAAAATTCTACTCATGAAAAGGCCTCAATAAATTGCTTGAACAAATATCTAATCTGCATTTAATTTGTCTGGCATGAAAGACAGAAAAATCCTACAAATTCACATTAAACTCCatcaaaaatattaattcataATAGATAGTGATCATGAATGAAACCGAAAAGTTTTTATTCACTGAACTGCATGCGACTATCTGGTCTCCTGGACTGTTGGCTCCAACATCTAGGTTAATGTTTCTAGGGTACCCTATATACCTAAACAGGACAACAGAAGAGGGCCCCAACGCAATAAATTTATACATCACTTCTTCATTAAAAGCACCAAAGATCAGAAATAAGAATATTTTATCTTCTTTGAGGCCAAAAAGTAAGCATGCATTTTCTAGGTGAATATTCTTGGTCAGAATTGTCGTTTTTAGAAGGATTGAGAACACACAGATAAAGCTGCACCGATCGCAAATCCTTCTTAATAAGTTTAATACCCTCCCCCCGATTGagcaatgataggttgtagcCAAACGGAGTTCATTGCACGGGTCATGTTTATCCAAAGAAAACAGAAGAGCATGGTGCTGTCACCTGTATGCGATCACTCGCTGCCAATTGTGATGATTAGGAATAGAAATCGTGTGAAGAGCCCATTGTGCTTCACATAAGTAGTCTCTGAAACACTTTTGAaaacttaaaatatatacatggtCTGTTTTCTTACAGCCCAAGGAGCGATCTGTCTATATAAGCCCCTGACCCATTTATCCTGGAATGTTGTCTTTAAGACCCTGTGCTCACGtttttgaactggtcacgtttTGGGCATTGCGTTTCTAGattgcacgtgcaaacaaattTAGAGAAAATATCCTATCATACACTGTGTGCTTAAAATTTTTAGGCATATAAATTTAGTACATTTGAAGCTTGTTTACTTTTGGTGTAATGAATCTTTTTTTAGAGCAAGAATTTAGATCAGCCCCAAAATTGTTACTGTATAAATGCTGCAAAATTAGTGCACACGTAATACATGTTCGGATGCATTGGAAGCCAAGAACCGAATTCACTAACAACTATAAAAAATGGCCATTGTTTGAAACACTTCAGAAAGCAATCTAAGACTCTCATATAGACAGAAGAAATACATTGCGtaatgaatatgtgattttgatCTACATTTCTGTGACCATGTGCCCTCGCTGTAAGAGTAGGTCTTAAACAAACAGTACACAGGCCGCCATAAATATACTTGGTTAGATGCATGTATCCCCGAGGTTTAACTTCAGGTCAGGTATTTTTACTTCCAAACTATAATATTTATACAATGTTAACAAGGGATCATTCACGTGTCCTGTGTTCACAGAGGCCTGTGTATTAGGAGCTTTGAATACACATTATTCACAATATGTATGTACTTAAGGGGTTGGTCTAGAGGGCCATAGGACACTGGTTATTGTGAAATCTTACGACTCGGATAAAACACTTATTGCAGAAACAGTTTTGATTGGTGAGCCAAATTAACATCAAGTCATTAGTGTTGCTCAGTggaaaaatcatcaaaagccTTATTTTTCTCAGCAATTCCCCATAATAACCTATCTGcatgtttatatagatatttttctcAATAATTCCCCATAATAACTTTTctgcatgtttatatatatatttttctcaaTAATGCCCCATTATAACTTATCTGCATGTTTAAGCATTATATTGCAGGCCTGTTGTGTCTATATACAACTGCATTATCACAGGCCTTAATGAAAAACCTCAGTTCCCTATTGCACTACCAATCTGATACCCTCTGAATCTGTGAACATGAATCTAGTCTTTTCTCTTTCTCTAGATCACTTGGGATctactcattttttttttaaatctcagCTCTCGAGTCTTGGTCACGATATAACCCATTAGTATTTATACACATGTACTGAGGCCGTAAGTGGTACTCACCGATCAGTGGGTAGGACTctctaattttatttttagttatTAATGGTATTCACCAATCAGTGGGTCGGTACTCTCTTAATTCTAATCACATTGACTAGTGTTTATACTATATAGTTATTAATGGTACTCACCGATCAGTGGGTAGGGGCTCTCCTCCTTTCCAGTTTTCACCCATAGTTGACATTCACTAGCTTCCGACTCCTGAGAAACGAAACAAGAAAAACATGAAGTCTCGCTCGTGTCCTCGGAATTCAGGACATACTTTTGGCTCCGATGCATATTTCCCTGGCATACTTCATATGTGATCTGTCCACAAGCCTATCCTATCTATCTCTAGTCTCCCCATGCACAACTTACAATACTCTtcaaaatgcaaatatttctcaatgtttTGGGGTGTGAAATACtccaaaacacacacacagtgagataatGGCCcaataatttgataaaacttCCCTTTACGAGTCACACACACTGTTTTGTGTCAACAATCTATTTCACAATTAGAAAACAATCCCCGTAACATTCCTCAGTGCAGGTAAGAGAAATTTCGCTCTTTTTCGCTCTGTCACTTCCACCGCTGATGATAAACGGTTTGCTCTGAAAGCACGCAGGTGGGGGTAATATATGACTGTGTTTTTGGACATTGACAAAAACCATCATCTTTCATGTGGACTGCGTAGTCCGAGCCCCAGACTCCCGAGAGTTTATCTGAGGTATACTTGTCGGGCCATACATGTCAGCTAGTCATGTTCCAGTTGATTGTACTAGAGATAGATAAGAGGGCAGTGTCACACAAGCATAAGCTCTCCCTATCAGTCCCTGATAAATGACAAGGTAcatttcatatctgttttattttgtttcatgtGTAAATATTGCataatcaataacattaaaccATTGTGTTGATGATGAGGGGGGAGGgtgtaaatttcaaatatttaatggCTCTAGAAAATAACCCCCTCcacaaatacattgtacatatataggcattatatatgtatgacGTGTGTCTGGGCTATGAGAGTTAACAAAAACCTTAATAAGACTCTCAAATCTCTTCATCTACAACTGTGCTCCTGCACAGATTGTTCCAAAAAATTAATCAACTCTTAATTGACATTCATATCAAAAAACCATCTTTCACGAAAAATTTAAGTACAGCTGACAAACACATAAATAGGGCTAAAAAACAGACCTTCACAGCAGATGTACACTACCTTATAAAGAAATGTTACAGAAATCTCCCGATGGTATAAAGCTGCCATTTAAGGACATAAAAATTAGTTAAATATTTGTTGACTGAATTTAACCTATTGTCTATGTATGTTTATTCTGGATTCTCCTATAGGATCACAACACTTCACTCTAGCATCACAACCCAATTAAAACCAATGATAAATGAGTGGATctgttaaacatttatttttatgtacatcAAAGACTCTTGATGCATCACCCCAGGTTCTGTGAAACTCACTTTACAGACAAGTCTATACAGTTATTTACAAGCTCACAGCATGCATCATCCCTGCCGGGTTATCATATTCAA
Above is a genomic segment from Ostrea edulis chromosome 3, xbOstEdul1.1, whole genome shotgun sequence containing:
- the LOC125673484 gene encoding uncharacterized protein LOC125673484 isoform X10 translates to MVEIFDYPVEVELLSVQRIPDYEKYLNDLLEDTDPQHPDYEDLSRAANRAKSMVREHEDELGTNNDQIKMDRIQQRFPNDDLQLRDNTPPTSRSLSARRKSAPGAVLFKTLGKNRSSSNLWSSNSMGKKEMDLVNPLRHGGNSHRQFILEGHVEFAQGMQTQDRYLFLFNDLLLVAKQKSSTTFKLKHRIRVCEMWLATCIYDVSEATLPPDKSFVLGWPVTNVVATFKSIELKELWLNKLNETIEMERMKEANKSVKMKVHSRDLDQTCTLQIDHHTTAKDLLVQCIGKFHITESEASECQLWVKTGKEESPYPLIGHELPHSIKFSQLRDLAKTDDPMVSLDGMEPDGEGKTTEFILQNRLKGSKKHSFDESNKGNKSKNKKSPFNFFKRGKDDKNNNTTPPGKLFGHPLQDVMQDGQLPKPVMELMKLVIINGPYTKGVFRKSCNIKLAKELHQRLDEGADCLSEETPTLVIGHLLKEYLRSLPHCLLYEEFYEEWISLSEEENTSQKLEKVRGLLNKLPEGHRELLKYMLCVLYHIDKNHKENMMTSYNLSVCIAPSILWAKQGDDPMRALAMAKSPQQIVEYLIVNCIELFGEDVIYLFGDLLEHKIRQDSSTDSDSMHSVLSMPDSANSFAFVGGSIVRHDDSSVDSLERMYFDDSSPNLAKSHISPSSLSRDSGLYSSQENLDNAAKSRVNTTLVKSRSGCHLYFEDEPVSYPSDISGPMTRLSRERESRLQRQKSVAESTPPTSPQSKFSYSSLDSSLTDSMSSYLNRQYSKDTDNSDQWFTADESFRESFDSVRGCKDDSSINFQRSNSLNSSIPKSIQNVQYLVSPPVSPRSKRKSTSMDLHLNLSQAKSFPLPRTCYSQDKLSDPTASRYGQSAMDLSHSSSPLKQLSRYSTPGLGTSPPPHIVLQQHKSVQKPPTNTPMRASYDSAIISQFEKDTFKTESHVTKHVPTPKSDSDSDVTLTNSTDSPTVLRPEKPPSYDEAVRRKNRIEKGLPLEISEQEIQREKERQKRAKNLYEESIRKLAQESTYRRSSVEESTTSESESESTEEDVYVSLKNPKKIYEESMKLFEEQSQTPPTHYENKNISNVSANIQRSSSDSAEYLNKVSVVSRHREPSPNFRGTQPHRDSSPSATRLSHSSSSVSNSSSETVTESRQNSPNQRDRSESSPVIPRHHFPKTNPLTFKANYGSLDSAQSSSAIHKEQTVNKSTTVRESSANKSLQKESVKPIPKPELSVHIPTSHSTQIREKRVVKSQDFVDSKVSSSPRTVSQESPRKNLTVLSKSRDSTVIANHRDLYARSSATQSRLSASLELGSRSSEQSQRKQDLPWSVKSLKQIYDKDGNKPSGDNVKDTGARPPPPPYQPPPPFRRPDSSRSSLPSQISVGSRVTGRSTPPTKGLPTHRRSGGPHSFSYRKEEDPDISYV
- the LOC125673484 gene encoding uncharacterized protein LOC125673484 isoform X6, with protein sequence MEYRISSYRLIMDSTRSILNSDSSCGSPPLDSGLEDVFEELADGLDYPRAVDGRLEFVHQLLKSEREYGKRLRSILDTYAEPLRKFSALTTEDHRVLFVGIEPVLSISAMLSTKLDDTLKSWDQKSSQIGSLFNNKLWTVYEEYCNNYPKTRRLLDEKYTSDDSFVEFCNLRRGSSTYSLDTLLHLPVQRIPDYEKYLNDLLEDTDPQHPDYEDLSRAANRAKSMVREHEDELGTNNDQIKMDRIQQRFPNDDLQLRDNTPPTSRSLSARRKSAPGAVLFKTLGKNRSSSNLWSSNSMGKKEMDLVNPLRHGGNSHRQFILEGHVEFAQGMQTQDRYLFLFNDLLLVAKQKSSTTFKLKHRIRVCEMWLATCIYDVSEATLPPDKSFVLGWPVTNVVATFKSIELKELWLNKLNETIEMERMKEANKSVKMKVHSRDLDQTCTLQIDHHTTAKDLLVQCIGKFHITESEASECQLWVKTGKEESPYPLIGHELPHSIKFSQLRDLAKTDDPMVSLDGMEPDGEGKTTEFILQNRLKGSKKHSFDESNKGNKSKNKKSPFNFFKRGKDDKNNNTTPPGKLFGHPLQDVMQDGQLPKPVMELMKLVIINGPYTKGVFRKSCNIKLAKELHQRLDEGADCLSEETPTLVIGHLLKEYLRSLPHCLLYEEFYEEWISLSEEENTSQKLEKVRGLLNKLPEGHRELLKYMLCVLYHIDKNHKENMMTSYNLSVCIAPSILWAKQGDDPMRALAMAKSPQQIVEYLIVNCIELFGEDVIYLFGDLLEHKIRQDSSTDSDSMHSVLSMPDSANSFAFVGGSIVRHDDSSVDSLERMYFDDSSPNLAKSHISPSSLSRDSGLYSSQENLDNAAKSRVNTTLVKSRSGCHLYFEDEPVSYPSDISGPMTRLSRERESRLQRQKSVAESTPPTSPQSKFSYSSLDSSLTDSMSSYLNRQYSKDTDNSDQWFTADESFRESFDSVRGCKDDSSINFQRSNSLNSSIPKSIQNVQYLVSPPVSPRSKRKSTSMDLHLNLSQAKSFPLPRTCYSQDKLSDPTASRYGQSAMDLSHSSSPLKQLSRYSTPGLGTSPPPHIVLQQHKSVQKPPTNTPMRASYDSAIISQFEKDTFKTESHVTKHVPTPKSDSDSDVTLTNSTDSPTVLRPEKPPSYDEAVRRKNRIEKGLPLEISEQEIQREKERQKRAKNLYEESIRKLAQESTYRRSSVEESTTSESESESTEEDVYVSLKNPKKIYEESMKLFEEQSQTPPTHYENKNISNVSANIQRSSSDSAEYLNKVSVVSRHREPSPNFRGTQPHRDSSPSATRLSHSSSSVSNSSSETVTESRQNSPNQRDRSESSPVIPRHHFPKTNPLTFKANYGSLDSAQSSSAIHKEQTVNKSTTVRESSANKSLQKESVKPIPKPELSVHIPTSHSTQIREKRVVKSQDFVDSKVSSSPRTVSQESPRKNLTVLSKSRDSTVIANHRDLYARSSATQSRLSASLELGSRSSEQSQRKQDLPWSVKSLKQIYDKDGNKPSGDNVKDTGARPPPPPYQPPPPFRRPDSSRSSLPSQISVGSRVTGRSTPPTKGLPTHRRSGGPHSFSYRKEEDPDISYV